A single genomic interval of Rhododendron vialii isolate Sample 1 chromosome 3a, ASM3025357v1 harbors:
- the LOC131320565 gene encoding O-fucosyltransferase 30 has product MEALNFNRSNIRWKKRPYPRSPSSLLPISLLFLLFSFLLFLSYKHISTSTPTNPPPSRFCNSQKTLAGEKFLWYAPHSGFSNQLSEFRNAVLMAAILNRTLIIPPVLDHHAVALGSCPKFRVLNPTELRFSVWNHVIDLIHSRRYVSMADIIDLSKLVSGSDIRVIDFSIFISIWCGVHIDLACSTESNRQSSSLETMRECGSLLSGNNGNANSCVHVVDEDCRTTVWTYGKDSEDGILDSFQPDEELKKKKKISYIRTRRDVYKTLGPGSGSESATILAFGSLFTSPYKGSELHIDIHEAPKDQRMQSLIEKVRFLSFVPEITNAGKEFVNEKIKSPFLCAQLRLLDGQFKNHWKGTFLGLKQKIEYLRHEGGPLQIHIFVMTDLPGGNWTGSYLEELANSDSLKLHVLRENDEIVITTAKKLGDAGMKKHCRPPLLPDILLYIEETVCSCAKLGFVGTVGSTIAESIELMRRYGVCSREGTFQL; this is encoded by the exons atggaggctCTCAATTTCAACAGAAGCAACATCAGGTGGAAGAAGAGACCCTATCCCAGATCGCCATCCTCCCTActccccatctctctcctcttcctcctcttctctttcctccttTTCCTCTCATACAAGCACATTTCCACTTCTACCCCCACAAATCCCCCACCATCCCGCTTCTGCAACTCGCAGAAAACCCTAGCAGGAGAAAAGTTCCTCTGGTACGCGCCCCACAGTGGGTTCAGCAACCAGTTGTCCGAGTTCAGAAACGCCGTTTTGATGGCAGCGATACTCAATCGTACCCTAATTATCCCTCCTGTTCTGGATCACCACGCCGTTGCTCTCGGTAGTTGCCCtaaatttagggttttgaatccCACCGAGCTTCGATTTTCTGTCTGGAACCACGTCATTGATCTCATTCATAGTCGCAG GTATGTTTCAATGGCTGACATAATTGATCTTTCAAAATTAGTATCTGGTTCAGATATTCGAGTAATAGATTTCAGCATATTTATATCTATCTGGTGTGGAGTCCATATTGACTTGGCTTGCTCGACGGAGTCAAATAGACAGTCCTCGTCGTTGGAAACCATGAGAGAATGTGGGTCACTACTATCCGGTAACAATGGTAATGCAAATAGCTGTGTGCATGTTGTAGATGAAGATTGCAGAACAACAGTTTGGACTTACGGAAAAGACAGCGAAGATGGGATATTAGACTCTTTCCAACCAGACGAAGAacttaagaagaaaaagaaaatctcgTACATCAGGACACGTCGTGATGTATATAAAACCCTTGGACCTGGTTCAGGATCTGAATCAGCCACTATCTTGGCATTTGGAAGCCTTTTCACATCGCCATATAAAGGTTCAGAGCTGCACATTGACATCCATGAAGCTCCTAAAGATCAAAGAATGCAATCTTTAATTGAAAAGGTGAGATTTCTCTCGTTTGTCCCTGAGATTACTAATGCCGGGAAAGAGTTTGTTAATGAGAAAATCAAATCACCTTTTTTGTGTGCCCAACTTAGGTTGTTGGATGGGCAGTTTAAGAACCACTGGAAGGGTACTTTTCTGGGGTTAAAACAAAAGATAGAATATTTAAGACATGAAGGTGGTCCTCTTCAAATTCATATCTTTGTGATGACTGATCTTCCAGGGGGTAATTGGACCGGAAGTTATTTGGAGGAATTAGCAAATTCAGATAGCTTAAAGCTGCATGTCCTGAGAGAAAACGATGAGATAGTGATAACAACTGCAAAGAAACTTGGGGATGCTGGAATGAAGAAGCATTGTCGCCCTCCATTGCTACCTGATATACTTTTATACATTGAGGAAACTGTTTGCAGTTGTGCTAAGCTTGGTTTTGTGGGAACTGTTGGTTCAACAATTGCAGAGAGTATAGAGCTTATGAGGAGATATGGTGTTTGCTCCCGTGAGGGCACTTTTCAATTGTAG
- the LOC131320568 gene encoding uncharacterized protein LOC131320568, with product MSLQQRWNVMCGEFEQYSDAIQYLWDTWLGPYKERFVAAYINQFMHLGSNSSQRAEFAHARLKRYLGDTMSLLQTSFQKIEKMLTSQFGDIQESFQKSLNIPRHIHLHEGIYSEIRGCISL from the exons ATGTCTTTGCAACAAAGATGGAATGTCATGTGCGGAGAGTTTGAGCAATACTCTGATGCCATACAATACCTTTGGGATACATGGTTAGGTCCTTACAAAGAGCGATTTGTTGCAGCATATATAAACCAGTTTATGCACCTCGGGAGCAATTCAAGCCAAAG GGCGGAGTTTGCACATGCGAGGCTCAAACGATACTTGGGAGATACCATGTCCTTGCTTCAAAcatcttttcagaaaatagaaaagatgttgaCCAGTCAGTTCGGGGATATTCAGGAGTCGTTCCAGAAATCTCTCAACATTCCACGACACATACATCTACATGAAGGCATTTATAGTGAAATCAGAGGTTGCATTTCATTATAG